In Nitrospirota bacterium, the DNA window GGTCACTTACGGAGAGCGCTTTGCACCTGCGCTCAGTACGTGGGGAAACCTCCCTGTACTGCCACGGCATCTCCTTGAAGGAAAAGATATAACAAAGACAGCTTTTGGAAGAAACCCTGTTGGCCTGGGGCCCTTTAAACTGCAGCGATGGGATTCGGGACAGAAACTCGTGCTTGCAGCGAACAAGGATTATTTTGAGGGAAGACCCTACCTCGATTACTACATATACAGGATAATCCCTGACCAGGCAACGATGTTTATGGAGCTCAGGGCCGGAGGGGTCGACCTGATGAGCCTTACACCCATACAGTACAGAAAACAGACTGATACCCCGTTTTACAGGAAAAACTTTCAGAAATTCCGTTATCCTGTCTTTGCCTATACATACCTTGGATTTAATCTCAAACACCCCTTTTTCAGGGATATCAACGTGAGGAGGGCACTTGCCTATGCCATAGATAAGGAAGAGATTATCGATGTGGTGCTTTTCGGCCTCGGCTCTGTGGCAACAGGCCCCTATGTCCCTGAGACCTGGCCATACAATCCTGCAGTCAGGAGGTATGAATATAACCCTGAGAAGGCAAAAGCAATACTCAGGGAGGCCGGCTGGGAGGACACGGATGGTGACGGCATCCTTGATAAGGACGGCACCCCTTTTGAATTTACAATCCTGACAAATATGGGCAACAGCCTCAGGGAGCGGACTGCAACCATTATCCAGTGGAGGCTTAAGCAGATCGGTGTCAAGGTGAACATAAGGATACTCGAGTGGAGCACTTTTATTAATGAGTTTATTGACAAGAGGAGTTTTGAGGCAGTAATACTCGGCTGGTCGATAGGCCTTGACCCTGACCAATATGATATCTGGCATTCAAGCAAGACGGGTGAGAAGGAGTTTAATTTTGTATCTTATAAAAACAAAGAGGTGGACAGGCTGTTGGAGGAGGGGAGGAGGACTTTTGATATTGAGAAGAGGAAGAGGGCCTACTACAAGATACAGGAGATACTTGCAGAAGAGGTCCCCTATATCTTTCTCTACGTGCCTGACGCACTTCCGATAGTACATAAGAGGTTCAGGGGGATAAAACCTTCACCCATAGGCATATCCTACAACCTTCCAGAATGGTATGTGCCGAAGAAACTTCAGAGGCACCATTTGATACCATAAATAGAGTCTGTGTACAAAGTCAGTCTCTCTATCTGTCATTCCGGCAGTTTTTAAGCCGGAATCCAGTGTTTTCAATGCTTTCCGGATGCCCCGAACGTTTTCGGGGCATGACGACAAAAAGACATTTATACACAGACTCTAATTGACAAAACCGAGCAATGAAAGCCCTGTCTCCGCATCCGGGATCCTCCTGGCGTCGATCCCGTTCAGCTCAAATATAACGACTTCAAGGATCAGAAATACCTCCGAGTCTCTCCTGAGGCAGCCGGATTTAACGGTGTCTTTTTTGGCATATGCCCCATGGAAGTGTATCCTGGGTTTTTCTTCATCCCAAAAGATGGTCCCGAATCCAAAGGCCTCGTGACTTTCCCTGAGCTCTCTCCATACCGGTTTTGGCGGCATCTTCTCCTCTTCAGGACCAACAACAAAACCGCCTTTCTTAAGCCCTCCCACAATCTGGAAAACTGCTGATCTGATATCCTCTTTTTTGGCGACTTCTGTCAGGCCGTTAAGAAGGTCCTCTCCGTCGGTAAAACGTATAACTATTACCCTGCCGATACTTCCAACCCTGTATTCCATCGTTTTCTCCTCTCTAAACACCCTTATTGCGGGTTATTCAACTCTCTTCAAAAAGTACTTCATGCAATACCTGGCTGAGTTGCTGCAGTCTATAGGGTTTTGCCACAACACCATAAAAACCGTACTTCTTGTAGTCAGCCATTATCGGGTCATTGGAATAACCACTTGAAACAATTGCCTTAACCTCAGGGCATATCTCAAGCAGTCTCTTGATGGCTTCTTTTCCTCCCATGTCACCTGGAACGGTCAGGTCCATTATGACTGCATCAAAGGGATATCCGGATTCCTTTGCTTTTTTGCAAACATCGAGCATCTCGGTGCCGTTTGCTGTAAACTCGACTTCATATCCGACAAGGCTCAGCATTTTACCTGCCACATCTCTCACGATCGCTTCGTCATCCATTATGAGAATCTTCCCGCTTCCGGTAAGGGGTTTTTCATTCGACTCCGTCCCTGCCGGACTCTGTTTCAAGGAAGCAGGAAGATAGATGTGGAAGGTTGTTCCGGCCCCTGGCTCAGATTCCACGGTGATATATCCATCGTGTTTTTTTATAATGGAATAGGTAGTTGCAAGTCCAAGACCGCTTCCCTTCTCCTTAGTGGTAAAGTAAGGGTCAAATATCTTTTGAATGTGTTTTTTGAGGATGCCGGTGCCCTGGTCTTTTATCGATAATTTTATAAAATTCCCCTTCTTCAGAGGCAGTAAGTCTTCTGGTCTGACGGTTATATTTTCAGCACTCACCTCAACAGTTCCGCCCTCCGGCATGGCTTGCTGCGCATTAATGATGAGATTGTCGATTACCTGACTGAACTGTGCTTCATCTATCTCAACCGGCCGGAGGTCTTCTGCAATGGAGACCTTGCAAATAACATTAGACCCCCTTAATGCAAAACATACTGAATCTTTTATTATCTCTACCACCGAAGCTGTTTTCTTTACAACCTCTCCACCCTTGGCAAAGGTCAGCAACTGTCTGGTCAGGCCCCTGGCCCGCAAAGATGCCTTTTCAGCCTCAGTCAATCTTTCGAATATTTTGTCTTCTGGTTTTATATAGGTTTTTGCAATGGAAATATTGCCCAGAATTGCAGTCAACAAGTTGTTGAAATCATGGGCGATACCTCCGGCAAGTACACCTAATGATTCGAGTTTCTGTGTTTTTAAAATCTCTTCTTCCATCTTCTGTTTTTCTGTAATATCGCGGAGCACAAGAACCACACCGATAACTTCACCCTTCCTGTCACAGATGGGCGCAGCGCTGTCCGCTATAATCCGCTCTGTGCCGTCTCTGGCTTTAAGGACTGTATTGTCTGCAAAACCAACGATACTTCGGGTTTTCAGTACCTTCACTGCGGGGTTCTCTACGGGTTCTCTGGTCTTTTCATTGATTATGTGGAAGACCTCGGTCAGTGGTCTTTTAACGGCATATTTCTGTGTCCAGCCTGTGAGCTCTTCGGCTATCTTGTTTATCAGAACAATATTTCCGTCTGTGTCGGTAGTTATGACGCCATCGCCAATTGACTGCAGGGTTACGGCAAGGCGTTCTTTTTCAGCAGCAATTGCTTCTTCTGCACGGGAGCGCTCAATTGCTGTAGCGAGTACGTTGGACACAGCCTGGAGGAAGTGAATATCATCTTTAGTGAATTTGCGAAAACTGGTTGTATGTGCACCGAGGATGCCAAAAGGCCGCTCCTTTCCATGAATGATAACGCTTATGCCGCTGACTACACCGTGGTCAGTGAGCAACTGTGGCCCTCTGAACCGGCTTTCGGTCCTGAGGTCTTCAACAACGACCGGCTTGCTGGAGACAAGGGTATATCCAGCCTGTGAGTCTCTCTCTGTTCCCACTGTTGTATGGCCTGTAAGCCCTTCTTTCCAGCCCACACCAGCCCGTAACAGGAATTCGTTGCCATCCGGAAGGAGCTCCAGTACCTTGCAATACTCCACATCGAGGGTCCGGGCAACAAAGGAAACGGATTCTTCCATCAGTGTGGAAGGCCCTATGCCGGAAAGTGCGCGCTGACCCAGTTCAGCCACGACTGCCTGCTGGTTTGCACGGACTTTGAGTTTTTCCCTTGTCCGTTCACGCTCGGTGACATCATTTGATGTTAATACAAATCCTGCAAGTTCGCCTTTTTCGTCCAGTATGCCGGAGACTCTTGATTCAAGTATCCTGATGCCGTTTTCCGTTTTCTGTTTCAGTGTATATCTGTATTCACCTTCTTTTCTGACCATTTCCATGGCATGACCAAAATAGGATGAATCTACCTTTTCTCTTGTATGCATCTCCATGACAGTCCGCCCAATGACCTCATCTGCCTTGTAACCAAAGAACTTTTCAGCCACTGGATTATAGTATACGATACGAAAGTCGAGATCTGTGGCAGCCATGGCCATGTCTGTAAACGAGCGCATTATGTTGTCAAAATAAACTTTTTTCTTTGTCAGTGCCCTTTCTGTCTCCCGAAGGTGTTTGACAAGAAAGACAACAATGGCCGCAACGATTAGAGAAAGTACAAGAGCATCAATAGCGCCTGTCATGAGTAGACTGAGACGAAGTTCTCTGTATATTATCAGACCCGTAATGACATTTGTTAGCGCTGTCAGTATTTCTGTCAGAAGCATTGATATCCAGACAATATGCCACAGGCTTACGGTCTTAAGCTTATGAATGATTTGTGGTATCATGGATCAAGGTTTTGTAGTTGTGACTGTAACATATCGATTGGACCTGCAATAATTCTAACATGATTTGTCGATACTTGAGTATATAAAAATAAGGGTAATACCCAAAGCCGGCTATAAAAAGCCTCAAGCAAGTGAAGGAAGAGTCTGTTATATTGCTTTCAACAACCATTTATCACTGGATTCGGGTAATAAATCCAAGGGGTTGGTATCATAGAGTAAAGAGTTCCTGCATTGTGGCGGCTTCTTCTCCGGCCTTTTCCCTGACTTTTTTTATCTTGCCTTCGTCAAGTGAAAGCTCCAGAACAATGGCGTCGTGTTCTTCAGTCCATATGCCATCGTCTTCGATTTTAGGGAAGAAGCTCCTTGATAGTGCCTCAGCAAGAGATATGACAGATGAGGTCTCCCTGTAGTTAGCACACATTGAGGGCTTGTGGTGGTATCTGACCGAGCATACAATCTCCTCAGGCAGCAGGGCATTTTCGAGAAAATTTCCTGCTGCTGCTGGATGGTCAATCCCGAAGACCTCTCTTTCCTTCAGGGAGATATTATCTGAAGACAGCATTGATATATATTTTTCTCTGTGCAGAGTTAGAAAAATAACCCTTCCGATATCGTGGAGCAGTCCTGAGACAAAACAGATTCCCCGTTCAATATTGCATACATGGTCGGAAATATTTGCAGCTATTATGCCGACCTCGTAAGAGTGTTGCCAGAGTTTTCCAAGCCTTTCACGTTCGTTTCTGCCTAAAAATTTAAAGACAGAGGTTCCAAGGCAGATTCCTTTTACAAGATCATACCCCAGGAACATAATCGCCTGTTCAAGGGAGTTGACCTTGCCGGCATGACCAAAATAGGGAGAGTTTGCCACCCTGAGGATCTTTTCCGTCAGGGTTTGGTCATGTTTTATGACATTTGCAATATCAACAAAGGTAGATTGCTCATCCTGAAGTACCTCAAAAAGACGCCTGAGGATTACGGGAAGGGTCGGCAGGTCTGTTAGACTGGTAATATTCATACTCGTCATTATTATTAGTTGCTGAGCAGGCTTTCAGGATTCAAGGGAATTAAGAATTAACCTCTGAATACTGATACGTAATACCTTATCGTCCAAAAGAAAAAAAACTTTAGTCGCTGTAAAGCAGCAGAGCCTTGGAATTTTACGCTTCTTTTGAGGAGAGTTTTTTAATTACCTGTTTTGAGATTGAAGGTGAAAAATAGAGACCACCCTTTAATATAGCAACGATAGCTTCTCTTAGTTCCGAGAAAGGAGTTGGTTTCATAATAACCCCGGATGCACCCCTTCTTATGGCATCGGCTATTCTGTTAACGTCCATAATCCCTGTAAGGATGATTATCTTGGAGCTGGGAACCAGAGGTCTGAGTTCCTTGATAACGTCTGCTCCGTGCATTAAAGGGAGGTTCATGTCAAGGATGATGACATGCGGGGACTTTTCTTTTATTACCTTTATTGCATCAACACCGTTTTCCGCCTCACCGATAACCCTGTAACCTTCAACTGAGTTGAAGAGGTCTTTCAGTCCATTCCTGACAATGGCATGATCTTCTATAATAAAGACTTTAATCATATAAGACATTATATCACACATCTGTATATACCTCCAGCTCCGGTTTTGGGGTTTATTGTTTGAAGCAGGCCGGGTTTGGGATAAGGTCATTCATAAGCTTGGATATTTAGGGTCAAACTTGCCTTTATTCATCTTATCGGCCATATTTAATGAAAACTTTAATCACCGGTTATTTTTTCAATATAGGCCTTCATCCGTATAAGGGCCTGACTGTGGAGTTGGGACACCCTTGATTCAGAGATGCTCAGTACCTTTCCGATCTCTTTAAAGGTAATCTCCTCCCAGTAATAGAGTGAGAGGATGATCTTTTCGCGTTCCGGCAACCTGTCCATGGCCTTCACCAGATGGTCTTTGAAATCAGACTTCTCAAGGAGTGTGAGAGGATCATCTGCGTTTTTGTCCTGGATATGTTCATATATATTGTAGTCACCGTCCCCGCCTTGTCCGACCCTGTATTCGATATCTTCAAGACTTATTGTAACCGACCCGTTTGCATCCTGAAGCAGCTTGAAGAGTTCATCGGGGGCTATTCCAAGTTCCTCTGCAACCTCTTCTTCGGAAGGCGGACGGTCAAGTTTCTGTTCCAGACGGCGGTATGCTGATTTTAGGTCGTTTATCTTTTTCTGGAGCTGTTTTGGTGCCCATTCAGCAGACCTAAGTTCATCAAGCATTGCCCCTTTTATCCTGTATTCAGCATAGGTCTTTATATTTGTGTGTCTTGACGGGTCGTACCTTTCAATTGCATCAAGCAGTCCTATCACGCCTACACTCAGGAGATCATCAATTGTAAGTTGTGGTGACAGTCTCCATGCAAGCCTGTAAGCAGTATATTTTATGTACGGAAGCATGTCCTTCAGGACTGCCTCTTTTTCTTCCTCTGTAGTGATGGCCCTATATCCCTGTATCATTACCGACCCCGAAAAGATTTCCCAGAAAGAACTGGATACTTCCTTTAAGCCTGGTTTTGGCATCGTTGCCGAGTTTAAACGCGAGTTCTTTGAAGCCTTGTGCCGAGAGACTTTCGGGCTCAGAGGTTACAACTGTCTGCTGGGACCTGACGGCCCTCGGGATAGCACTATCCTGGGGAATGAATCCAAGATAATCGAGCGCTATGTTCAGGAACCTCTCTGTTACAATGTGCAGTCTCTTAAAAACATCGAGCGCCTCGGAAGAACTTCCGGCACAGTTGACGAGTATTCTGAACTCCCTTTCCTGATATCTGGTGTAAAGGAGTTTAATCAGTGCATAGGCGTCTGTAAGAGAGGTCGGCTCAGGGGTTATAACAACCACTATATCCTGTGCAGCCATACAAAAGAAGGTTACATTGGATGATATTCCTCCACTGGTATCAATCAGGAGGACGTCGATATCCTCATCAAAGGAATCAAATTCATCGAGCAATCGTAACCTTTCAAATTCGTTTATGCTGGTGAGTTCTTCTATTCCGGAACTTGCAGGCAGTATCATGACTCCCTCAGGACCCTTTACAATGACCTCGCTAAGGGACCGTTCACCTTTCAGAAGGTGATGAATATTGTATCTTGGCGCCATGCCGAAAAGGATGTCGATGTTGCTCAATCCAAGGTCTGCATCAAAGATAAGAACCTTCTTCCCCTGTCTCTGAAGTGATATGGCGAGGTTTGCCACTATGTTTGTCTTGCCGACTCCGCCTTTGCCACTTGTAACTGCTATGGTGCTTATCTGTTTCGGCTGGTTCTTTAGCTGTTTCATTTTTCCACTCCTTTTTCCAGTATGAGCCTTGCGAGCGTATTGTTGTCGGGAAACTCAATATCCATTGGTATACGCTGTCCGGTGGTAATATAGGCAACAGGTTTTTGATACAGGACGGACAGATTGTAGATGGAGCCGGCATTAACCGCCTCGTCGACCTTTGTGAATCCGAGACAATCGATACTGAGCTGCCTGTAATATTTATATGCATCAATCATAAAGACATCATCACTGCTTGTGCTCATGATCAGATGTGTCTCTATTGGAAGACCAAGGGTATGAATCTTCCGGATCTCGTCAATATATTTTTCATCCCTGGGGTTTCTCCCTGTTGTATCAATAAATATCAGGTCGCGGCCGGTATGTTTAATCACCCTGTCTTTCAGGTCGGAGATATCAGATACCACCTCCAGGGGGACTCCAAGAATCCTTGCAAAAAACCTGAGCTGTTCAACTGCACCAATGCGGTATGTATCAAGTGTTATGATGGCAATCCTCTTGCCTGAGCGTATTGCCTGGGAGGCAAGTTTGGCCAGTGTGCTGGTCTTTCCAACGCCGGTGGGGCCTATAAGCATCACTGCTTTCTTTGCAGACAATGCATTCATGGTCTTTATCTCCTCCGTCAGAACATTCAGAAGGGACTCAGGGTTTCCTGCCTTCTCACACAGCATCAGGGCGAATTCTTCCTTAATGGACCTTTTTAAGAGTAGTTTTAGTATTTTGAGTTTTTTATCCGGAAGCTTCATCTCGTATCCGCTTTTCTTCATCTGGACGAGGGCCTCTTTCAGCCGTTCGACCTCGCTTTTGAGTTCCGAGAGGTCTGTTGACTTTTCAGCAACACAGGACGGTTCAGAGATGCTTATCCCCTCATAGTCCACTGCTGCTACTACCTCGACCATATTCTCTCTAAGTTGCTCTGATGAGAGAATTACTGCATCAGGGCCCAATTCTTTTTTTACCATCTTCAGTACCACGGAAAAAGTCTTCGCATGGAATTTTTTAATCTTCATAGCTCACCATTCCCAGTGAATAGAGTTTTGTGTTTGATGAAATTTCATTGCTTGACAGGATGACCAGAGAGGGCATGAGCCTGTCGGCAATGTTTCTTAAATGTCTGCGTATCTGGGGAGAACAGACCAGGGCCGGCTGGATGTTTTTGAGCTTGTCACCCTTCAATGTCTTTTCAATCCCCTGCAGGAGTCTTTGCATTAATTGAGGCGACAGGCTTGTGCTCTCTTCCATGGACTGGATAATTTCCCGCTCATATCGTGGGTCAAGGGTGAAGACAGGCAGGGTGCCGTCAGGGAGCATATACTGTTTGCTTATAACCCTGGAGAGGGACTGTCTGACGAGTTCTGTAAGTGTATCAGGGTCTTTTACTCTTTGACCGTGATCAAGAAGGGTTTCAAGTATGGTGATCATATCCTTGATGGGTATGCGTTCTTTAAGGAGGTTCTGAAGCACTCTCTGTACTGTGCCTAACGGGAGTATGTTTGGAACAAGTTCTTCAACTATTCGCGGATAGTTCCTGGAGACATTGTCAAGAATATCCTGGGTCTCCATTCTGGTAAGCACCTCCCATCCATGTCTTCTGAGCAGTTCCGTCAGGTGGGTGACGATGACAGTGGAAGGGTCGACAACCGTATGTCCCCTGGTTTGGGCGGATTCTATTTCACTCTCATCAATCCAGCAGGCGGGCAGACCAAAGGCAGGCTCTTTTGTCGGGATACCCTCAACCTTCTCCTGTCCCTCGTCCCCGGCCACTGCAAGCCATTTTCCTAAAAGCACCTCTCCTTTTGTAATCTCAATCCCTTTTATCTGGAAACTGTATTCATGGGGTCTGAGTTGCAGATTGTCCTTTATATGAACAGGTGGGACTATAAAACCAAGTTCCTGTGCAATCTGTCTGCGCATTGCCTTGATCTTTCCAAGCATCTGCCCCCCCGGTTCTTCAACAAGGGGTATCAATCCGTAGCCGATCTCAAGGCTGAGGGGATCAAGTTCAAGATATGATTCAATTGACGGCTCTGAGGGGACCTCGGTTTCCGTGGCCTCCTCCTGTACTGTGGCAGGTTTTCTGGATACCATATATGCGATCGATCCGGAGGTGATGGATATAATGAGGAACGGGATATGAGGCAACCCTGGAACAAGGGCGAGGATGAAGAGTACCCCGGATGCAGTTGACAGGGCCTTGGGATTAACGAATATTTGTCTTTTGACCTCTTCTCCAAGGTCTGTATCGCTTCCTGCACGGCTTACGACTATGCCTGCAGATGTGGATACGAGCAATGCGGGTATCTGTGATACAAGTCCGTCACCTATGGTAAGGAGCATATATGTTCTTGCAGCATCAGCAATGGGCATGCCCTTCTGAAAGACCCCTATCATGAGTCCGCCCAGAATGTTTATTATTGTTATAACGAGTCCTGCAATGGCATCACCCCTTACAAACTTACTCGCACCATCCATGGCCCCGTAAAAATCCGCTTCATGAGAGATGGTCTCGCGTCTCTTTTTTGCTGATTGTTCGTCTATGAGACCGGCATTCAGGTCGGCATCTATTGCCATCTGTTTGCCGGGCATGGCATCGAGGGTAAATCTTGCCGCCACCTCGGCAATCCTGCCTGCCCCCTTTGTAATAACTATAAAGTTGATAATTACAAGAATCAGAAATACAATAAGCCCTACGGCATAATTACCGCCAACAACAAAATTACCAAAGGATTTTATTACCCGCCCTGCAGCTTCAGCGCCTTCATTTCCCTTGAGGAGTATTATCCTTGTTGTTGCAATATTAAGAGACAGCCTGTAGAGGGTGACCATAAGGAGGAGAGACGGAAAGACCGAGAAATCAAGGGGTTTCTTAATATAGACAGATGTGAGGAGTATCACGATTGCAATGGATACGGAGATGGACAGGAATATATCAAGGGCAAAGGCGGGTACCGGTAAAAGCATTATTCCCAGGACTACCACCATGCTTAGCGCCAGGGCCATGTCACTGCGATTTTTTAGAAAGTTTAGTCTGTCCATCCATTTTCCTCCAGGTTGCCGGTTAATATTTCCATGCCGGCTTGATTTCCTTGTAATCCGTAATTCCTTGCCGGTGACATTTTTATGCCACCGCTCCCCTGAGTTTATAGATATAGGAAAGTATCCTGGCAACTGCCCTGTATAGTATCTCGGGTATTTCCGTGTCCACGTCCAGCTTGTAGAGGGCCTGGGC includes these proteins:
- a CDS encoding peptide-binding protein produces the protein MPSYGDALVVGSIGEPSILIPMLAGDSASHEIAGLIFNGLVKYDTDLTIIGDLAESWKISDDGLTITFYLRKGVKWADGVEFTADDVMFGYRTIIDEKTPTAYKEDFLQVRKAEVLDRYTFRVTYGERFAPALSTWGNLPVLPRHLLEGKDITKTAFGRNPVGLGPFKLQRWDSGQKLVLAANKDYFEGRPYLDYYIYRIIPDQATMFMELRAGGVDLMSLTPIQYRKQTDTPFYRKNFQKFRYPVFAYTYLGFNLKHPFFRDINVRRALAYAIDKEEIIDVVLFGLGSVATGPYVPETWPYNPAVRRYEYNPEKAKAILREAGWEDTDGDGILDKDGTPFEFTILTNMGNSLRERTATIIQWRLKQIGVKVNIRILEWSTFINEFIDKRSFEAVILGWSIGLDPDQYDIWHSSKTGEKEFNFVSYKNKEVDRLLEEGRRTFDIEKRKRAYYKIQEILAEEVPYIFLYVPDALPIVHKRFRGIKPSPIGISYNLPEWYVPKKLQRHHLIP
- a CDS encoding PPC domain-containing DNA-binding protein, which gives rise to MEYRVGSIGRVIVIRFTDGEDLLNGLTEVAKKEDIRSAVFQIVGGLKKGGFVVGPEEEKMPPKPVWRELRESHEAFGFGTIFWDEEKPRIHFHGAYAKKDTVKSGCLRRDSEVFLILEVVIFELNGIDARRIPDAETGLSLLGFVN
- a CDS encoding PAS domain S-box protein; translation: MLLTEILTALTNVITGLIIYRELRLSLLMTGAIDALVLSLIVAAIVVFLVKHLRETERALTKKKVYFDNIMRSFTDMAMAATDLDFRIVYYNPVAEKFFGYKADEVIGRTVMEMHTREKVDSSYFGHAMEMVRKEGEYRYTLKQKTENGIRILESRVSGILDEKGELAGFVLTSNDVTERERTREKLKVRANQQAVVAELGQRALSGIGPSTLMEESVSFVARTLDVEYCKVLELLPDGNEFLLRAGVGWKEGLTGHTTVGTERDSQAGYTLVSSKPVVVEDLRTESRFRGPQLLTDHGVVSGISVIIHGKERPFGILGAHTTSFRKFTKDDIHFLQAVSNVLATAIERSRAEEAIAAEKERLAVTLQSIGDGVITTDTDGNIVLINKIAEELTGWTQKYAVKRPLTEVFHIINEKTREPVENPAVKVLKTRSIVGFADNTVLKARDGTERIIADSAAPICDRKGEVIGVVLVLRDITEKQKMEEEILKTQKLESLGVLAGGIAHDFNNLLTAILGNISIAKTYIKPEDKIFERLTEAEKASLRARGLTRQLLTFAKGGEVVKKTASVVEIIKDSVCFALRGSNVICKVSIAEDLRPVEIDEAQFSQVIDNLIINAQQAMPEGGTVEVSAENITVRPEDLLPLKKGNFIKLSIKDQGTGILKKHIQKIFDPYFTTKEKGSGLGLATTYSIIKKHDGYITVESEPGAGTTFHIYLPASLKQSPAGTESNEKPLTGSGKILIMDDEAIVRDVAGKMLSLVGYEVEFTANGTEMLDVCKKAKESGYPFDAVIMDLTVPGDMGGKEAIKRLLEICPEVKAIVSSGYSNDPIMADYKKYGFYGVVAKPYRLQQLSQVLHEVLFEES
- a CDS encoding HDOD domain-containing protein, whose translation is MNITSLTDLPTLPVILRRLFEVLQDEQSTFVDIANVIKHDQTLTEKILRVANSPYFGHAGKVNSLEQAIMFLGYDLVKGICLGTSVFKFLGRNERERLGKLWQHSYEVGIIAANISDHVCNIERGICFVSGLLHDIGRVIFLTLHREKYISMLSSDNISLKEREVFGIDHPAAAGNFLENALLPEEIVCSVRYHHKPSMCANYRETSSVISLAEALSRSFFPKIEDDGIWTEEHDAIVLELSLDEGKIKKVREKAGEEAATMQELFTL
- a CDS encoding response regulator transcription factor, translating into MCDIMSYMIKVFIIEDHAIVRNGLKDLFNSVEGYRVIGEAENGVDAIKVIKEKSPHVIILDMNLPLMHGADVIKELRPLVPSSKIIILTGIMDVNRIADAIRRGASGVIMKPTPFSELREAIVAILKGGLYFSPSISKQVIKKLSSKEA
- a CDS encoding FliA/WhiG family RNA polymerase sigma factor, translated to MIQGYRAITTEEEKEAVLKDMLPYIKYTAYRLAWRLSPQLTIDDLLSVGVIGLLDAIERYDPSRHTNIKTYAEYRIKGAMLDELRSAEWAPKQLQKKINDLKSAYRRLEQKLDRPPSEEEVAEELGIAPDELFKLLQDANGSVTISLEDIEYRVGQGGDGDYNIYEHIQDKNADDPLTLLEKSDFKDHLVKAMDRLPEREKIILSLYYWEEITFKEIGKVLSISESRVSQLHSQALIRMKAYIEKITGD
- a CDS encoding MinD/ParA family protein, coding for MKQLKNQPKQISTIAVTSGKGGVGKTNIVANLAISLQRQGKKVLIFDADLGLSNIDILFGMAPRYNIHHLLKGERSLSEVIVKGPEGVMILPASSGIEELTSINEFERLRLLDEFDSFDEDIDVLLIDTSGGISSNVTFFCMAAQDIVVVITPEPTSLTDAYALIKLLYTRYQEREFRILVNCAGSSSEALDVFKRLHIVTERFLNIALDYLGFIPQDSAIPRAVRSQQTVVTSEPESLSAQGFKELAFKLGNDAKTRLKGSIQFFLGNLFGVGNDTGI
- a CDS encoding ATP-binding protein; this encodes MKIKKFHAKTFSVVLKMVKKELGPDAVILSSEQLRENMVEVVAAVDYEGISISEPSCVAEKSTDLSELKSEVERLKEALVQMKKSGYEMKLPDKKLKILKLLLKRSIKEEFALMLCEKAGNPESLLNVLTEEIKTMNALSAKKAVMLIGPTGVGKTSTLAKLASQAIRSGKRIAIITLDTYRIGAVEQLRFFARILGVPLEVVSDISDLKDRVIKHTGRDLIFIDTTGRNPRDEKYIDEIRKIHTLGLPIETHLIMSTSSDDVFMIDAYKYYRQLSIDCLGFTKVDEAVNAGSIYNLSVLYQKPVAYITTGQRIPMDIEFPDNNTLARLILEKGVEK
- the flhA gene encoding flagellar biosynthesis protein FlhA — its product is MDRLNFLKNRSDMALALSMVVVLGIMLLPVPAFALDIFLSISVSIAIVILLTSVYIKKPLDFSVFPSLLLMVTLYRLSLNIATTRIILLKGNEGAEAAGRVIKSFGNFVVGGNYAVGLIVFLILVIINFIVITKGAGRIAEVAARFTLDAMPGKQMAIDADLNAGLIDEQSAKKRRETISHEADFYGAMDGASKFVRGDAIAGLVITIINILGGLMIGVFQKGMPIADAARTYMLLTIGDGLVSQIPALLVSTSAGIVVSRAGSDTDLGEEVKRQIFVNPKALSTASGVLFILALVPGLPHIPFLIISITSGSIAYMVSRKPATVQEEATETEVPSEPSIESYLELDPLSLEIGYGLIPLVEEPGGQMLGKIKAMRRQIAQELGFIVPPVHIKDNLQLRPHEYSFQIKGIEITKGEVLLGKWLAVAGDEGQEKVEGIPTKEPAFGLPACWIDESEIESAQTRGHTVVDPSTVIVTHLTELLRRHGWEVLTRMETQDILDNVSRNYPRIVEELVPNILPLGTVQRVLQNLLKERIPIKDMITILETLLDHGQRVKDPDTLTELVRQSLSRVISKQYMLPDGTLPVFTLDPRYEREIIQSMEESTSLSPQLMQRLLQGIEKTLKGDKLKNIQPALVCSPQIRRHLRNIADRLMPSLVILSSNEISSNTKLYSLGMVSYED